The genome window ATCACGGTGCCGGTGTCCATCGGGCGCAGGGTGCGCAGGTCGATCACCTCGGCGGAAATTCCGTCTTCCGCAAGTTTATCAGCGGCTTCGAGCGCATACTGCATGCCGATGCCGAAACTGACCAGGGTCACATCGGTGCCTTCGCGCCAGATCTTTGCCTTGCCGAAGGGAATGGTGAAGTCGTCCAGCTTGGGCACGTCGAAGGAGCGGCCGTAGAGGATTTCGTTCTCGAGGAAGACCACCGGGTTGGGGTCGCGGATGGCTGTTTTCATCAGGCCCTTCGCGTCGGCGGCGGAGTAGGGCATGACAACCTTCAGGCCCGGGATCTGCGCATACCAGGCCGCGTAGTCGTGGCTGTGCTGGGCGCCCACGCGGGCGGCGGCGCCGTTGGGGCCGCGGAACACCATGGGTGCGCCCATCTGGCCGCCGGACATGTAGAGCGTTTTCGCGGCCGAGTTGATGATCTGGTCGATCGCCTGCATGGCGAAGTTGAAGGTCATGAACTCGACGATCGGACGAAGCCCGCCGAAGGCGGCGCCGACGGCGATGCCGGCAAAGCCGTGCTCGGTGATCGGCGTGTCGATCACCCGCTTGGCGCCGAACTCGTCGAGCAGGCCTTGGGATACCTTGTAGGCACCCTGATACTCGGCCACCTCTTCGCCCATGAGGTAGACGCCCTCATCGGCGCGCATCTCTTCGGCCATGGCGTCGCGCAGCGCTTCGCGTACGGTGGTCTGCACCATCTCGGTGCCCTCGGGC of Oceanicola sp. 502str15 contains these proteins:
- a CDS encoding pyruvate dehydrogenase complex E1 component subunit beta: MATELLMPALSPTMEEGTLAKWLVKEGDTVSSGDILAEIETDKATMEFEAVDEGTIGKILIEEGTEGVKVNTPIAVILEEGEDASAAESASAPKAEEAPEASNAAPAPAAAAAPKAPEVDASPDWPEGTEMVQTTVREALRDAMAEEMRADEGVYLMGEEVAEYQGAYKVSQGLLDEFGAKRVIDTPITEHGFAGIAVGAAFGGLRPIVEFMTFNFAMQAIDQIINSAAKTLYMSGGQMGAPMVFRGPNGAAARVGAQHSHDYAAWYAQIPGLKVVMPYSAADAKGLMKTAIRDPNPVVFLENEILYGRSFDVPKLDDFTIPFGKAKIWREGTDVTLVSFGIGMQYALEAADKLAEDGISAEVIDLRTLRPMDTGTVIKSVMKTNRCVTIEEGFPVCSIGNHISSVLMQEAFDYLDAPVINCTGKDVPMPYAANLEKLALVTTDEVIEAVKKVTYR